Proteins encoded in a region of the Gemmatimonadota bacterium genome:
- a CDS encoding HigA family addiction module antidote protein — protein sequence MPMKNPPHPGKVVRISCLEPLGLNVTEGAKVLGVSRQAVSNLVNGHSRITSDMAVRLAKAFGSTTETWIRLQAAYDLAQPGYKPL from the coding sequence ATGCCCATGAAGAACCCGCCACACCCCGGCAAGGTAGTGCGCATTTCCTGCCTGGAACCGCTCGGCCTCAACGTCACTGAGGGCGCGAAGGTTTTGGGCGTCAGCCGTCAGGCAGTTTCGAATCTGGTGAATGGCCATTCACGGATTACCAGCGACATGGCCGTTCGCCTGGCAAAGGCTTTCGGCTCGACAACGGAGACCTGGATTCGTCTGCAGGCGGCTTACGACCTCGCACAGCCCGGTTACAAACCACTTTGA